The Fusarium poae strain DAOMC 252244 chromosome 2, whole genome shotgun sequence nucleotide sequence GAGAGGGGGTGGAGAGCGGGGGCAGTGAATTTCAATAATTTTGAAGGCGCTTCTGTTTCTATGGGGAGTTTGAGGTTGCTATGCGAGAAATTTTCTGAAAGAGGCCTCACTGACAAACAAAAAGGAGATGACGGTTGATCCATCCTATCAGTCGTAGCCAGTTGCGCTGCACTGCCAGATTTTTGGTCCCTACAACTCGGCGTCTAGCACTCTGAACATATAATTCTTGCCCCAACGGTATGACCTTCAGTGTTATATTTTCCATTTTCCACAAGGTATCTGAAGTCGATCAAGTCAGCtcgtgatggtgttgaggctCTCCCATAAGCGTTGGTCATCAGCCACTTCCTGGttgagttttttttttaataccATCAAGTAGTAATTTATCATACCAGTGCTTGTAGTAATGTTGATCAGCATGTCGAAAACCCAGCACATCGGATTGTATTGTAAATAATAACAAAGAAACATAAACAAACGATCATGAAATAGCTTTTGCAATCAACCCTTAAAGTAGCATTACAGATATAACTATCAATATCGAGGCCAAATGTCCCTATTTTCTATCTCGTTTCTACGTTTCATGGTAACAATTTTACAAATAATCATATTCACTCTATGATTCCTTATCCAAGGCCATGCATCTTACACAATAGCCTCGATACGCATAACCTAGTCGGAGTCCCATAACATCTAGTGTCTCAGAACAAGCCGTTGTGCACCCGTGTTCTTATTGTCAAAATTTCCCCTACCTTCACGTTCCTGTTGTACATCCTATATAGGATGGTTATAATTGAACACTTGAGCGGAACAAGTTAATAGCAGTGGGTTGATTTCGAAATCACACATATACTGAACGATGGAGCATTATCGCTCATTTACTAACATATATCAAGCGGTTGCTGATTATTGCTAAAATCGTCGCCGCTCTTCTCCTCAGGAGCCTCAACTACGGCTGGTTCAGTTTTGCGATACATTTGGTCTCTGGTTTAATTACTATACCCCGATATAATTTCAGGTTCTTTAAGGTATTGGGTTCAATAAATACAATATTAGTAACAATTCTATCTTCCGACGGTACTGAGTGATCAGGATGGCGGAAACCTATGTGGGTTGCCATCATTCGGGCGTTGTCCAGAACAGCCTCGCCTCTCGCTTGTCACACTCCGCCTACTAAGTCATTAACAGTGCGGTTCTCGGCTTTCTTTCAAATGGTACACCAAGTGTCAAGAAGGAGATGATACCCCTGTCCCAATGGATTATTAACCTCTTCGTCCTCGCTCGACATCCGAATGTCACCATTCATCTAACCTACACCTACAAACTCAATTCAGCATCCCAATTCATCGGCTCCAAAACTGACTCCGAACATCTGCCGCTGACGTACCAAAACGTCCAACGGAAACAATCCGTTAATAACCCTACAGTCAACCAATCACCACGCTCCAAACTGTCACAGAAGCAAACACCAATTATCGGATTCAATGCTTTAATTTGCTGGGGAATTATCATCCAAAACATCTATGTAGCCACAATCCAATATCCTTCCCaaacaaaaaaaaggctaCGCAAAAATTTGTCATTTCTAGTTTCCCAATCCAACATTATATACAACACCAGACTAAATTTACCAAGGCTTGACCTTGAGCATGCTGCCCTCCTCAGCAAGAGCCTTGTGGAGATCGAAAGCATTGAACAAAAGGTGAGGCTCGTGACCCATGCCCTTCTTGAGACCCTCGCTCTCGGCCTTTTCGTAGTAGTGTGTCAGGATGGGCTGGTACTTGGGGTGAGCGcacttgttgatgatgacgcGGGCACGCTCGCGGGGAGAAAGACCGCGAACATCAGCGAGACCCTGCTCAGTGACGATAACGTCGAGGTCGTGCTCAGTCTGGTCGATATGAGTGCACATGGGGACAATGCAAGAGACACCGTGGGGGTCGGTCTTGGAAGGTCGGCTAGAGGGAGTGTGCATGATGGAGTACTTGGCGTTGCGGAGGAAATCGGCTGAACCACCGAGACCGTTGAGCATGCGGGTTCCGCTGACACAGGTGGAGTTGGCGTGGGCGTAGATGTCAACCTCAACAGGTGTGTTCATGCCAATAACACCGAGACGCTTGATGATCTCGGGAGCGTTGGAGACAGCCTGGCTTCGGAGGAGGATCTTGTCGGCGTAAGCGTCCCAGTTGTCGTAGAAGCGCTTAAAACCGTCGGGAGAGAAGCGAGTAGATGTAGCGGTAGCGTAGTCGAGCTTGCCAGAGTCGAACAGGTCGAGGAAAGTGTCCTGAATAACCTCGGTCCAGACCTTGAGGTTCTTGAACTTGGACTCGTTGAGACCACCGACAATGGCGTTGGCGACGTTGCCGATACCGGACTGAAGAGGCAAAAGGTTGGCGGGCATACGACCCTGAGCGACCTCGTGCTCGAAGAACTCAATCAAGTGACCGGCAATCTGGCGAGAGGTGTCGTCCATGGCAGCGTTGGGGCCGGTAGCATCCCAGTAGTCGGACTCGACGATAGCGACAACCTTGGAGGGGTCAATCTTGACCGAAGTGGAACCAATACGGTCCTCAACGGCTGTGATGTTGTAAGGTGTACGGTGGGGAGGGACGTCGGTAAAGGTAATATCGTGGAGACCCTTGAAGGAGGGGATAGCAGTGTTGACCTCGATGATGATCTGTTAAAGCCATTGTCAGTTCAATTCTCATTTGTTGTCTACAGTGACGTACCTTGTCGGCCATTTGGATCAGCTCGGGAGTGGCACCAACAGAGGCACCAGGGACGAAGCTGCCATCCTCGAGAATGTCGGTAGCTTCGACAACAGTGACATCAAGGTTGCTGTTGGGACGGTCCTTGGTGTAGAAGCCCTGAAAATAAAGTCAGCTCCTTAATCGGCGCCACAAAGTGGAAAGAAAGCTCGGTGGGAGATTAAAGCGAGGCCGAAGCGCCAAAAGGGTGGGGCTTTAACGGGCAAAAGGGTAAATTCTTTCTTTGGACGTACGTAAACAAGATCCGAGGGGAACATGGACAAATGCTTGTCGAAGAAGTTGATTCGTCCAGTGTTGATTCCCTTGGCAATGTCCTTGCCGACCTGGTGAGGGCTTCGTCTGTTGATCATATCGAGAGCAGCCCATCGGTTCTCCGTCTCGGAACCTGCCGAGGCGCCGACAAAGAGGGAGTACTTCATCTTGCTCTGGAGGTTGTTTTGCTCGACATAGTCGGCCATGGCAGCGGGGACCTTCCTGTAAACTGTGTCAGCGCAATTGTTCTTGGGGTTTGTTTTGCGCCAAGCTCGGGTAATGGGAGCATTAGGTCATAATAGCCGGCGGGGAGGCACAGCTTTCCCAGTTTCACGCTTTCTAGAAGAGCAATTCAGGATGCCGAGACAACTTACTTTGGGTATCCCACAGCTGTAAAACCAGACCAGCCGATATAAGAACCATTGGGGAAGTGGTGCATGAGATCCTCAGGTCGcgcaagcttcttgaggagaGCGGGATTGCGCACGCGCGCCTTGAGGGCGGCAGAAGCAACAGGagaagccatgatgaagtgacagaaggaaagaaagaaagaagaggggaGATTGTCTAACAAGAGATCGAAAAGGAGgaggtcaagaggataaataGACTAAAGAGTCCAAAGTGAGatgagaaaggaaaagaggaaTGGAACAAAAAGAAGAGCTCCAGTTAGTTGATCTAGTTCTAGCCTGATGGTGACGAAGTGGATCGGCGGGATACAAAGCGGGGATGTTACAATTTCAGTGGTTCAAGGGTTCGGTTACAGTGGATGCTTTTACTGAGTGTTTCATTCTCCAAATTTGAGTCTCAAGAGATGGACAAGTTATTAACTATCCCCGCATGAACTAACTATAACACAGTGGCAGAATAAGTACTAGACAGCTCGGATCTATTGTTCCGCAAGTGTTATACGGAGTATATGATCAATAACTGATTTGGACGAGACAATCATGTCACTGAGATGCTCACACAGTACACTTCTCCAAGATCTACCGACGATGCCGAGAAAAGACTGCATCGGGAATGACACTATTAGGCAATGAATCCGGTAAAAGGTACGTCAATCGAGATGGCCTGATTGTTGTACATCGTCATATTTCTTGGCTGCAATCTTGTCTCTTTGGACAGTCAATAGACATGGAGGATACTCTAGATTCATAATATCAAGGGACCCTTCTCTATATACTATACTATACATGATCTATATGATGCCCCAGGTACTCATTAATAGCCGTCATCTTTATCCCCGAACCTCCGTCATCCTTCACCTCCGGATGCCGTAGTGGATCCTCCATCTT carries:
- the ACU8 gene encoding Acetyl-CoA hydrolase is translated as MASPVASAALKARVRNPALLKKLARPEDLMHHFPNGSYIGWSGFTAVGYPKKVPAAMADYVEQNNLQSKMKYSLFVGASAGSETENRWAALDMINRRSPHQVGKDIAKGINTGRINFFDKHLSMFPSDLVYGFYTKDRPNSNLDVTVVEATDILEDGSFVPGASVGATPELIQMADKIIIEVNTAIPSFKGLHDITFTDVPPHRTPYNITAVEDRIGSTSVKIDPSKVVAIVESDYWDATGPNAAMDDTSRQIAGHLIEFFEHEVAQGRMPANLLPLQSGIGNVANAIVGGLNESKFKNLKVWTEVIQDTFLDLFDSGKLDYATATSTRFSPDGFKRFYDNWDAYADKILLRSQAVSNAPEIIKRLGVIGMNTPVEVDIYAHANSTCVSGTRMLNGLGGSADFLRNAKYSIMHTPSSRPSKTDPHGVSCIVPMCTHIDQTEHDLDVIVTEQGLADVRGLSPRERARVIINKCAHPKYQPILTHYYEKAESEGLKKGMGHEPHLLFNAFDLHKALAEEGSMLKVKPW